Proteins found in one Bacillota bacterium genomic segment:
- a CDS encoding ketoacyl-ACP synthase III encodes MFKSSAGIVGMGVYTPEKILTNFDLEKIVDTSNEWIMTRTGIAERRVVDGNTATSDLAVPAVRLALEDAGIDISEVELILVTTSTPDMIFPSTACLVQKKLNSSGAAAFDLQAACTGFIYGMTIASQFIESGMYKTVLLIGADAFTRHINWKDRSTCILFGDGAGAVVLKAVDEGYGLISSYLAADGSGADLLKIPAGGSANPGSEDTVHNGLHYVQMNGNEVFKFAVRILPEAVIKALDKAGLTVADIDYLVPHQANIRIINSAADRLGISKEKIIVNLEKYGNTSTASIPLAFFDLYKTGKLKRDDIVVFVGFGAGLTWGANVIRWH; translated from the coding sequence ATGTTTAAAAGTTCTGCCGGGATAGTTGGCATGGGAGTCTATACTCCTGAAAAAATACTCACAAATTTCGACCTTGAGAAAATAGTTGATACAAGCAACGAATGGATAATGACCAGAACCGGTATCGCAGAACGCAGAGTAGTAGATGGCAACACCGCAACCTCCGATCTGGCAGTACCTGCGGTAAGGTTGGCTCTGGAAGACGCAGGTATCGACATAAGTGAAGTCGAACTTATCTTGGTCACTACTTCAACACCTGATATGATATTTCCATCTACCGCTTGCCTTGTGCAGAAAAAACTTAATTCCAGCGGCGCAGCTGCTTTTGATTTGCAAGCGGCATGCACAGGTTTCATTTATGGCATGACTATAGCTTCCCAGTTTATAGAATCCGGTATGTACAAGACCGTTCTCTTAATAGGAGCTGATGCTTTTACAAGGCATATCAACTGGAAAGATAGGTCCACCTGTATACTTTTTGGCGATGGGGCTGGTGCGGTTGTCCTTAAGGCGGTTGATGAAGGTTATGGATTGATATCAAGCTACCTCGCTGCAGATGGTTCCGGAGCTGATTTGCTTAAGATTCCGGCTGGAGGATCGGCAAATCCGGGAAGCGAAGATACGGTTCATAATGGTCTTCACTACGTTCAGATGAACGGCAACGAAGTATTTAAATTCGCGGTTAGAATTTTACCGGAAGCAGTCATCAAAGCTTTAGACAAAGCTGGGCTAACGGTTGCTGATATAGATTATCTGGTACCTCATCAAGCCAATATCAGAATTATAAACTCCGCAGCTGACAGGCTTGGTATCAGTAAAGAGAAAATAATTGTAAACTTAGAGAAATACGGTAATACATCGACAGCATCTATTCCATTGGCATTTTTTGACCTGTACAAAACAGGCAAGCTTAAACGGGACGATATTGTAGTATTTGTTGGGTTTGGAGCCGGTCTTACATGGGGGGCCAATGTTATTAGGTGGCATTAG
- the plsX gene encoding phosphate acyltransferase PlsX: protein MEKSAILVDVMGSDRGPAEIIKGCVNAASLVGNVDIVLLGPEDLIGAELDKTGHPGNIRIENAPEVIEMDEEPAWAVRNKSQSTIVVGSKLVRERKAQALVTPGNTGAVMAAALLIMGRIKGISRPAILVRFPIKKRNTYVLDAGANAECKPENLLEFAIMANSYLSSVLKIDNPSIGLLSIGEEKTKGNDLVKEAYSLLERSGLNFYGNVQGSDIARGTVDIIVCDGYTGNIVLKLSESLVKEVFKELKDVANSSLPAKIGSLLLKPSLRKMIKRLDYEEYGGTLLLGVNGVCVICHGSSSAKAITNAILQAVNAVEGRVVSKIKEDLKGKTSVHV, encoded by the coding sequence ATGGAGAAGTCAGCAATACTAGTTGATGTGATGGGCAGTGACCGTGGCCCGGCAGAGATTATTAAGGGTTGCGTAAATGCAGCTTCGCTCGTCGGTAACGTAGACATTGTGTTATTGGGACCAGAAGATCTAATCGGAGCAGAGCTTGATAAGACAGGGCATCCAGGCAATATAAGGATAGAGAATGCACCAGAAGTAATTGAAATGGATGAAGAGCCTGCCTGGGCAGTGCGAAACAAAAGCCAGTCGACAATCGTTGTGGGCAGTAAGTTGGTCAGGGAAAGAAAAGCCCAGGCGCTAGTAACTCCAGGAAACACAGGCGCTGTTATGGCGGCGGCTTTGTTGATAATGGGTAGGATAAAGGGGATATCCAGACCTGCAATACTAGTTAGATTTCCTATTAAGAAGAGAAACACTTACGTTCTGGATGCAGGAGCAAATGCTGAATGCAAACCTGAGAATCTGCTGGAGTTTGCCATTATGGCAAACTCTTATCTCAGCTCTGTTCTAAAGATAGATAATCCATCAATTGGCCTTCTTAGCATAGGCGAGGAGAAGACAAAGGGAAATGACCTTGTAAAAGAAGCTTATTCGCTTCTCGAGAGATCGGGTCTTAATTTTTATGGAAACGTCCAGGGTAGCGATATCGCACGCGGGACAGTTGATATAATTGTTTGTGACGGATACACAGGGAACATTGTTTTGAAATTGTCAGAGAGTCTTGTTAAAGAGGTCTTTAAAGAATTAAAAGATGTTGCAAATAGTTCACTTCCAGCAAAAATCGGAAGCCTTCTTCTAAAGCCGAGCCTAAGGAAAATGATTAAACGGCTTGATTATGAGGAATATGGGGGTACGCTTCTACTTGGCGTCAATGGTGTATGCGTCATCTGTCACGGCAGCTCATCGGCAAAGGCGATTACAAACGCTATTTTGCAGGCCGTAAATGCAGTTGAAGGCAGAGTGGTGTCGAAAATAAAAGAGGATTTGAAAGGAAAAACGTCGGTTCATGTTTAA
- a CDS encoding phosphotransacetylase family protein has protein sequence MREMVTLYVISTEAYAGKTGICLSLGLLMKEAGQKIGYMKPIGTTPGRVDDKTVDLDAYYVLKRLDIANDIEDVAPISLTRKFMHDHLKGEGIDSAGIIKQAFTKISQGKDVVLLENGADVNEGRFINAAAFQISSLLNTNVVLIVKYRSELVVDDILEARDLIGDKFKGVIFNQVESSQRPVVDMIESYLITRDIKTYGIIPKDRVLMSVTVGEIAETLHGTVLTASDKMDEFVENFMVGAMGQEKALRFFQRTANKAVITGGDRADVQLAALETPTKALILTGNLQPSPIVLARAEDLGVPMILVDMDTAAAVEKTDELIGKVRIHQAQKVQRVYDLVKSTVDYSALFNDIGI, from the coding sequence GTGAGGGAGATGGTTACCCTATATGTTATTTCGACTGAAGCATATGCGGGAAAGACAGGCATATGTCTAAGTCTTGGCCTTTTAATGAAAGAGGCAGGACAGAAAATCGGTTATATGAAACCAATAGGCACAACTCCAGGACGTGTTGACGATAAAACGGTTGACCTGGATGCTTATTACGTCCTCAAGCGTCTTGACATAGCAAACGACATAGAGGACGTTGCGCCGATTTCCCTCACACGTAAGTTCATGCACGACCATCTAAAAGGAGAAGGAATTGATAGCGCTGGGATAATTAAGCAAGCGTTTACTAAGATATCGCAGGGAAAAGATGTCGTATTACTCGAAAATGGGGCCGACGTTAACGAGGGTCGTTTTATAAATGCAGCTGCTTTTCAGATATCTTCACTTTTAAACACAAATGTTGTATTGATTGTAAAATACCGCTCCGAGCTTGTAGTCGATGACATCCTAGAAGCACGTGATTTAATCGGAGATAAATTTAAGGGAGTTATTTTTAACCAGGTAGAAAGCAGCCAAAGACCTGTAGTGGATATGATAGAGTCATACCTTATCACCAGGGATATTAAAACGTACGGTATCATACCTAAAGATCGGGTGCTTATGTCAGTTACAGTTGGGGAGATAGCCGAAACCCTCCACGGAACGGTTTTAACTGCCAGCGACAAAATGGATGAGTTTGTAGAAAACTTTATGGTGGGCGCCATGGGGCAAGAAAAAGCTTTAAGGTTCTTTCAAAGGACGGCCAATAAGGCGGTTATAACCGGAGGAGACCGTGCTGACGTCCAACTTGCGGCACTTGAGACGCCTACAAAAGCCTTAATACTTACCGGTAATCTCCAACCAAGCCCAATTGTTTTAGCCAGGGCCGAAGATTTAGGCGTCCCGATGATACTGGTAGATATGGATACTGCAGCCGCAGTAGAAAAAACTGACGAGCTAATCGGAAAAGTACGAATACACCAAGCCCAAAAGGTTCAGAGGGTATACGATCTTGTAAAGTCTACCGTTGACTATAGTGCGCTCTTTAACGATATTGGAATTTAG
- a CDS encoding acetate--CoA ligase has translation MLENLFCPAGVAVIGVGREEGNVGHEIFDNIREAGFKGKYFAVNPKAKEIHGEPVYASIKDIQDRVDLAVIVVPSRLVPQVMEEAGEKGVKVAVIISAGFKETGIEGARLEKEVIDISNRYGIRVLGPNCLGAANTGCSLNATFAKEMPYTGNIAMISQSGALLTAILDWAKAEQIGFSKFISLGNKADIDEIDLLQALRDDEQTRVISIYMEGISHGREFMNIAAKVSKQKPIIAIKSGVTDAGARAVSSHTGTLAGSEQAFESAFRQSGIIRANSVEDLFDYAVGFAYQPLPKGRNIAILTNAGGPGIMATDACEKYGVPLASFNRETIDALREILPPAAGLYNPVDVLGDAKADRYRSAMEIVLKDENVSSMLVILTPQAMTEIDETARSIATMSQQYPDKPIYACFMGRSDVYSGVRILTENKIPNYYYPERAIGTVAAVLSHMSYRLEPPKTYETFKVRKNTVREIFDETRKLGRRNLPDIQASQVVDAYGINIARCVLAHDVDEALKVSKHIGFPLVLKIASPDILHKSDVGGIAVGVKNEEELVAAFNRILNNVARFMPQAIVWGICIQEMVTGARETIIGVNRDPQFGHLILFGLGGIYVEVLKDVSFRVAPVSKQEAIRMIQEINAYALLRGVRGQPSADIDAIADTILKVSQLVTDFPEIIEMDINPFMVLNKGLGGVAADVRITIGE, from the coding sequence ATGCTAGAGAATTTATTTTGTCCGGCTGGAGTTGCGGTTATTGGAGTAGGCCGTGAAGAGGGAAATGTCGGCCACGAAATTTTTGATAACATAAGAGAAGCCGGCTTTAAGGGCAAATATTTCGCCGTAAATCCAAAAGCAAAGGAAATCCATGGCGAGCCCGTTTATGCATCTATAAAAGATATCCAAGATAGAGTTGACCTTGCCGTCATCGTAGTCCCGAGCAGGCTGGTTCCCCAGGTTATGGAGGAAGCGGGCGAGAAGGGAGTTAAGGTGGCGGTTATTATTTCTGCAGGATTTAAAGAAACCGGCATTGAGGGCGCGCGTCTTGAGAAAGAAGTTATCGATATCTCAAACCGCTACGGTATTAGAGTTTTGGGCCCAAACTGCTTAGGGGCTGCCAATACAGGATGCAGCTTAAATGCAACGTTTGCTAAAGAAATGCCGTACACTGGCAATATAGCGATGATATCGCAATCGGGCGCTCTTCTTACAGCAATTCTTGATTGGGCAAAAGCCGAGCAAATAGGCTTTTCAAAATTTATAAGTTTAGGCAATAAAGCAGACATAGATGAGATAGACCTCCTGCAGGCTTTAAGAGACGACGAGCAGACCAGGGTCATAAGCATCTATATGGAAGGAATAAGCCATGGCCGTGAGTTTATGAATATTGCGGCTAAGGTTTCTAAGCAAAAACCAATTATAGCCATAAAATCAGGCGTAACCGATGCCGGTGCAAGGGCAGTATCATCTCATACAGGAACTCTTGCTGGTTCTGAACAAGCGTTTGAAAGTGCATTTCGGCAGAGTGGAATAATTAGGGCAAATTCTGTTGAGGACCTGTTTGACTATGCTGTCGGATTTGCCTACCAGCCGTTACCCAAGGGCCGAAACATAGCAATACTGACCAATGCAGGAGGCCCAGGGATCATGGCAACTGATGCATGCGAGAAATACGGTGTGCCGCTTGCATCTTTTAACAGAGAGACCATTGATGCCCTGCGTGAGATATTACCACCAGCAGCGGGCCTGTATAATCCGGTTGATGTTTTAGGTGACGCTAAAGCTGACAGATACAGGTCAGCAATGGAGATTGTTCTAAAAGATGAGAATGTTTCGTCTATGCTTGTCATCCTAACGCCACAGGCAATGACCGAGATAGATGAAACGGCGCGCTCTATCGCAACTATGTCTCAACAATATCCAGATAAGCCTATTTACGCATGTTTTATGGGGAGATCCGATGTCTACTCAGGTGTAAGAATTCTTACCGAGAACAAGATTCCTAATTATTACTATCCTGAGCGAGCTATCGGCACAGTAGCAGCAGTACTATCACACATGAGCTATCGCTTAGAGCCACCGAAAACTTACGAGACTTTTAAGGTCCGTAAAAACACTGTGCGCGAGATATTTGATGAAACAAGAAAATTGGGCAGGCGAAATCTCCCGGATATCCAGGCATCCCAAGTCGTTGATGCCTACGGCATCAATATAGCAAGGTGCGTTCTCGCCCACGATGTTGACGAAGCCCTTAAGGTAAGCAAACATATTGGATTCCCGCTTGTCTTAAAAATCGCTTCACCGGATATTCTTCATAAAAGCGATGTAGGCGGTATTGCTGTTGGCGTGAAAAATGAGGAAGAACTCGTCGCGGCCTTCAATCGCATTTTAAACAATGTAGCGAGATTCATGCCGCAGGCAATAGTCTGGGGCATATGTATCCAAGAGATGGTAACGGGCGCTCGCGAGACGATTATCGGAGTCAATAGAGACCCACAGTTTGGACATTTAATCCTCTTTGGTCTTGGCGGCATATACGTTGAGGTCCTAAAAGATGTATCATTTAGGGTTGCACCTGTTTCAAAACAAGAAGCCATTAGGATGATACAGGAGATAAATGCATATGCACTTTTGCGTGGAGTGAGAGGACAACCCAGCGCCGATATCGATGCTATTGCAGATACAATACTTAAGGTCTCGCAACTGGTCACTGATTTTCCTGAGATAATAGAGATGGATATCAATCCTTTTATGGTGCTAAACAAAGGACTGGGTGGTGTGGCGGCCGACGTAAGAATTACGATAGGAGAGTGA
- the rpmF gene encoding 50S ribosomal protein L32, with amino-acid sequence MAVPKRRTSHARKNSRKAHWKAISGPTLVECPQCHEPKLPHRVCSSCGYYNKREVLEVE; translated from the coding sequence ATGGCAGTACCAAAGAGGAGAACCTCGCATGCACGCAAGAACTCAAGAAAGGCCCATTGGAAAGCCATATCAGGCCCGACGCTGGTTGAGTGTCCGCAATGCCATGAGCCAAAACTACCCCACCGCGTTTGCTCATCATGCGGATATTACAACAAAAGAGAAGTTCTTGAAGTAGAATAA